The Echinicola rosea genome has a segment encoding these proteins:
- a CDS encoding fasciclin domain-containing protein: MDIRKNYIIYLLGMVMALASCTDPYEDTTFTAYEELPISLLLESQPEKFSMWVALMQHADMYNTLNLKSTYTVFAPTNDGVQRYLEANGWSSVTDIPKEDASYLVKYHTINQVKISQSQFENGVINDRNATDDNLSIEFREGGLNAIYLNGESRIVELDIEATNGIIHGLEEVLVPVRATIMDRLGEERFSIFREAVETAGRAEDLNTIVIEETDVSGNPLEYRIRMTAFAVSDEVYAQEGIMSLEDLITKLEVEGEDYMDPENGLRKYVDYHLLSQVRSFADLGAFPEGETSMNINTLATNELINIADRSGSLVMNYDTAANRGVAFIRENINCKNGVMHEVDHWMPLFTPERVTVIWDLTDYADLQALCDQYQNSSLNSTYTRTFTQEELSCYTWKSTPEYRPNAVAYRNNRGADGIWYADAVNHDHLRLDLGQSGWIEMETPVLIKGSYEITMTYLSYTERENTGYLQCSMDGKRLGSQWPVSNRRYDRALERGMTSSFTFDETGSHTLRIVAIDGELLTLDHIRFKPVD, encoded by the coding sequence ATGGATATTAGAAAGAATTATATCATATACCTTTTGGGGATGGTCATGGCACTGGCCTCCTGTACGGATCCTTATGAGGATACCACGTTTACCGCTTACGAAGAACTGCCCATTTCATTGTTGCTGGAATCCCAGCCGGAGAAGTTTTCTATGTGGGTAGCGCTGATGCAGCATGCAGATATGTACAATACGCTGAACCTAAAAAGTACCTACACGGTATTTGCACCAACCAATGATGGGGTGCAGCGTTACTTGGAAGCCAATGGCTGGTCCTCTGTCACGGACATACCCAAGGAGGATGCTTCTTACCTGGTAAAATACCACACCATCAACCAAGTAAAAATCAGCCAAAGCCAATTTGAAAATGGTGTCATCAATGACCGTAACGCCACAGATGATAATTTGTCCATCGAGTTTAGGGAAGGCGGATTAAACGCCATTTACCTGAATGGGGAATCCCGGATAGTGGAATTGGATATTGAGGCTACTAATGGCATCATTCACGGTCTGGAAGAAGTATTGGTACCGGTGAGGGCTACGATAATGGACCGATTGGGTGAAGAGCGCTTTTCCATTTTCCGAGAAGCGGTGGAAACCGCGGGGAGAGCCGAGGACCTCAATACCATTGTGATTGAAGAAACCGATGTCAGTGGCAATCCTTTGGAATACAGGATTAGGATGACGGCTTTTGCCGTCTCTGATGAAGTGTATGCCCAAGAGGGTATCATGAGTTTGGAGGACTTGATCACCAAATTGGAGGTGGAAGGAGAGGACTACATGGATCCGGAAAATGGCTTGAGAAAATATGTGGATTATCACTTGCTGTCCCAAGTAAGGTCTTTTGCTGATTTGGGGGCTTTTCCCGAAGGTGAGACTTCCATGAACATCAATACTTTGGCCACCAATGAGCTGATCAACATTGCTGACCGGTCGGGAAGCTTGGTGATGAACTATGATACTGCCGCCAATCGGGGAGTAGCGTTTATTCGGGAAAATATCAATTGTAAAAACGGGGTCATGCACGAAGTGGACCATTGGATGCCGCTTTTTACGCCTGAGCGTGTGACGGTCATTTGGGACTTGACAGACTATGCAGACCTGCAGGCCCTCTGCGACCAATACCAAAACAGCAGTTTAAATTCCACCTATACCAGAACTTTCACCCAAGAGGAATTGAGCTGTTATACGTGGAAGTCCACTCCAGAGTATCGACCAAATGCAGTCGCCTACCGCAATAATCGTGGAGCAGACGGAATCTGGTATGCCGATGCGGTCAACCACGACCACCTGAGGTTGGATTTGGGTCAGTCCGGATGGATCGAGATGGAGACGCCTGTGCTGATCAAGGGGAGTTATGAAATCACCATGACTTACCTTAGCTATACCGAAAGAGAAAACACAGGTTACCTGCAGTGCTCGATGGACGGTAAGCGCCTGGGAAGTCAGTGGCCTGTGTCCAATAGACGCTATGACAGGGCATTGGAGAGGGGAATGACCAGTTCGTTTACCTTTGATGAAACCGGCAGCCATACCTTGAGGATTGTGGCGATTGACGGTGAGTTATTAACACTTGATCACATCAGATTTAAACCTGTTGACTAA
- a CDS encoding SusC/RagA family TonB-linked outer membrane protein yields MKLRYIISCLLMLFIVLPSVAQEQPQQTVLTGKITDIGGEPLIGASIFIENEQQRNLNGTISDENGNYRLAVPAGNNLRVVFSYIGFKTKKVTIGNQTTINTNLEEDAFEYGSAEVVAERVQTNSLGISQREQVSSSQRFDVEQLEEVPMTSIESGLQGRMANVDIISGADPGSRSTIRIRGTSSLNANSEPLIVVDGIPYPTNFGDDFNFATANDQDFGALVNISPNDIESIEVLKDAAATAIWGSQGANGVLVFKTKKGKKGKTRFSFSTKSEIKKEPNTIPLLNGSQYVSLMQDGIWNSINDIGYQAGSAYTNLLFQSSEINFDPEWVYFDEYNQNTNWVNEVTQLGYFLDNNFSLSGGGDKAIYRVSVGYLRDMGTTIGTSLDRFNSMASVTYNFSNKLSVSADMSYSQSLKDANWTEGNFPSARSMAMRKMPNMSPYVLDDVGRRTTEYFTPQENFQGSFANNKMYNPVALVHESSNQTKADNARVIFRLRYQFNPDLQYQGTVGFDTRTNKNTSFLPQSVTGVLWTDPYFNRSADMLSDQLYINTENKLIYNKAINDKNHIILSGLVQTNEARSFGYVSQTSGNASESLNDPTDGGAVSKMESDNSMTRRIATIANAHYTFNGKYIISGGYRWEANSSLGANNRWAGFPSIGLAWHFGDEPFMKDIAGIELGKLRASWGKSGNPPGGAFPYIGTFSPITPGYMDMVAISPSSIQLENLRWETITQSNIGIDFSLLEGRLYVTAEVYDRRTTDLLQKDYSLPSSTGFSEVRYYNSGEVYNRGWEMIFNYDAIKREDLGISFNFNIARNRNKVEQLPDNMLFENYNFDNGEYAHKIVEGNPIGSFYGYRYEGVYQDGEQTYARDNDGNLMYDINGELVYMQNGNRRVYPGDAKYEDVNGDGVIDQFDIVYLGNAMPLFTAGGGFNIRWKNFMLTTFLHGRFGQKIVNQTRINTENMYGTANQSTAVLKRWRHQGDDTEIPRALYNEGYNYLGSDRFVEDGSFVRLKTVSLRYSLPKAWLSKNNIERLDVFFTAQDLYTWTKYSGQDPEVNLSSNIYMLSVDGASTPRPKRFALGINMNF; encoded by the coding sequence ATGAAACTAAGATATATCATTAGCTGTCTGCTAATGCTGTTCATCGTATTGCCTTCTGTGGCACAGGAACAGCCGCAACAGACCGTTTTGACAGGAAAAATAACCGACATCGGTGGGGAGCCGCTCATAGGGGCGAGTATCTTCATCGAAAATGAACAGCAACGTAATTTAAATGGCACCATTTCGGACGAAAATGGTAACTATCGCTTGGCAGTACCGGCGGGCAATAACTTAAGGGTGGTCTTCTCTTACATCGGTTTTAAAACCAAAAAGGTGACCATCGGTAACCAAACCACCATCAATACCAACCTGGAAGAAGATGCCTTCGAGTACGGATCTGCGGAAGTGGTGGCGGAACGGGTTCAGACCAACTCACTGGGCATTAGCCAGCGTGAGCAAGTGTCTTCCAGCCAGCGATTCGATGTGGAGCAATTGGAGGAAGTGCCCATGACCTCCATCGAATCCGGCCTACAAGGACGAATGGCCAATGTGGACATTATTTCAGGTGCTGACCCAGGATCAAGAAGTACCATCCGTATCCGGGGAACCTCTTCCCTGAATGCCAATTCAGAACCGTTGATCGTGGTGGACGGTATTCCTTATCCGACCAATTTTGGTGATGACTTTAACTTCGCCACGGCCAATGACCAGGATTTTGGTGCCTTGGTCAATATATCACCTAATGACATCGAATCCATTGAAGTACTTAAAGATGCGGCCGCTACGGCTATTTGGGGATCTCAGGGTGCCAATGGGGTGTTGGTGTTCAAGACCAAAAAAGGAAAAAAAGGAAAGACACGGTTTTCTTTCTCTACCAAATCAGAAATCAAGAAGGAACCCAATACCATTCCACTGCTGAATGGATCACAGTATGTCAGCTTGATGCAAGATGGGATATGGAATTCCATCAATGATATCGGCTATCAAGCTGGTTCGGCTTATACGAACTTGTTGTTCCAGTCGTCGGAGATCAATTTTGACCCAGAGTGGGTTTACTTTGATGAATACAACCAAAATACCAATTGGGTCAATGAAGTAACCCAACTGGGCTATTTTCTGGACAATAACTTCTCCCTCAGCGGTGGCGGAGACAAGGCCATTTACCGTGTGTCTGTCGGCTATCTGCGGGATATGGGAACGACCATCGGGACTTCCCTTGATCGGTTCAACTCCATGGCGAGTGTGACCTATAATTTCTCCAACAAGCTGAGCGTAAGTGCGGACATGTCTTATTCTCAAAGCCTTAAAGATGCCAACTGGACAGAAGGTAATTTTCCGTCTGCCCGGTCCATGGCCATGCGTAAGATGCCCAATATGAGCCCTTATGTACTGGATGATGTGGGCAGAAGAACCACGGAATATTTTACACCACAAGAAAATTTCCAAGGGAGCTTTGCCAATAACAAGATGTATAATCCGGTGGCCTTGGTACATGAATCCAGTAATCAGACAAAGGCGGATAATGCCCGGGTGATCTTCCGATTGCGCTACCAGTTTAACCCGGACTTACAGTACCAAGGTACGGTAGGTTTTGATACCAGAACCAATAAAAACACCAGTTTCCTGCCGCAGTCTGTCACGGGTGTACTTTGGACGGATCCTTATTTCAATAGAAGTGCGGATATGCTTTCGGATCAGCTGTATATCAATACCGAAAACAAGCTGATCTATAACAAAGCCATCAATGATAAAAACCACATCATATTGAGTGGCTTGGTGCAGACCAACGAGGCCCGGAGTTTTGGCTATGTCAGCCAGACCAGCGGCAATGCCTCCGAATCCTTAAATGACCCAACAGACGGCGGAGCGGTATCAAAGATGGAGTCCGATAACTCAATGACGCGCAGGATTGCGACGATCGCAAATGCCCACTATACTTTTAATGGTAAATACATCATTTCGGGTGGTTACCGCTGGGAGGCCAATTCCAGCTTGGGAGCCAATAACCGCTGGGCTGGGTTTCCATCGATCGGCTTGGCCTGGCACTTTGGTGATGAACCGTTTATGAAGGACATCGCAGGCATTGAATTGGGTAAGTTGAGGGCCAGTTGGGGTAAAAGCGGAAATCCTCCGGGGGGAGCTTTCCCTTACATCGGAACGTTTAGTCCGATTACACCAGGCTATATGGATATGGTGGCCATTTCGCCTTCTTCTATCCAGCTGGAAAACCTGCGCTGGGAAACCATCACCCAGTCCAATATCGGGATTGACTTTTCCCTTTTGGAGGGGAGGTTGTATGTGACTGCAGAGGTATATGATAGAAGGACAACGGATTTGTTGCAAAAGGATTACAGCTTGCCTTCTTCCACTGGGTTCTCAGAAGTGAGGTATTACAATTCCGGAGAAGTGTACAACAGGGGCTGGGAAATGATCTTTAACTATGACGCGATCAAGCGAGAGGACTTAGGAATTTCCTTTAACTTCAATATCGCCCGTAACCGCAACAAGGTGGAGCAGCTTCCAGACAATATGCTTTTTGAAAACTATAATTTCGATAATGGCGAGTACGCCCATAAGATCGTGGAAGGTAATCCCATCGGCTCGTTTTATGGCTATCGCTATGAAGGCGTCTATCAAGATGGCGAGCAGACCTATGCCCGCGACAATGACGGCAACCTGATGTATGACATTAATGGGGAATTGGTGTATATGCAAAATGGAAACCGCCGTGTGTATCCCGGAGATGCCAAATATGAAGATGTCAATGGAGACGGCGTCATAGATCAATTTGATATTGTGTATCTGGGCAATGCCATGCCGCTTTTCACCGCAGGTGGTGGTTTTAATATCCGCTGGAAGAATTTTATGCTGACCACATTCCTGCACGGAAGGTTTGGTCAGAAGATCGTCAACCAGACACGGATCAATACCGAAAACATGTACGGTACGGCCAATCAAAGTACAGCCGTGCTTAAGCGCTGGAGACACCAAGGTGATGATACCGAGATTCCCCGTGCGCTATATAATGAAGGTTATAATTACCTGGGATCCGATCGCTTTGTGGAGGACGGTTCATTTGTACGGCTGAAGACCGTCTCGCTAAGATATTCCTTGCCGAAAGCTTGGCTGTCCAAGAACAATATCGAGCGGCTGGATGTCTTTTTTACCGCACAGGACCTTTACACGTGGACCAAGTATTCCGGTCAGGATCCAGAGGTAAACCTTTCCAGCAATATTTATATGCTCAGTGTGGATGGAGCATCCACCCCGCGTCCTAAGCGGTTTGCATTGGGTATAAACATGAACTTTTAA
- a CDS encoding RagB/SusD family nutrient uptake outer membrane protein, with translation MRKTYICLLAVLTLAISSCNDWLELQPENNQVSDEYWTNKEEVEAVLGAGYVRLRETMEQQLVWGEMRGNGLTTGSGAILADIFRINQWDILPGNDFVKWDKFYQVINYANMVIKYAPEVVERDPSFNQNVMQSYLSEAYFLRGLAYFYLVRNFRDVPLITDPYMDDQTAFEVAKSPSNEIFQQIKMDLEGAVEYAKEVAPTVWETKGRATKWAIYATLADVYLWTEEYDKAIAACDAVINSGQLGLLEGMVNNNNNWYRIFSEGNTNEGIFELQFDFDKSQTNNLMSWFGTNQRYNVTEHTVTLFADSDEDIRGEGSSYLEGDFSVWKYLGAEAETGIPRTYSDQNWIIYRIADIYLMKAEAMVMKGAGSYDQAAQLINQVRERAQISAPVSAASTELEMLELVMEERGREFVGEGKNWYDILRVASRNDYEYKDYLITQVLLTAPASSAPIIRSKLLDVNSHYLPIHLEELAANRLLEQNPYYDNLN, from the coding sequence ATGAGAAAGACATATATATGCTTACTGGCTGTATTGACACTGGCCATCAGTTCATGTAACGATTGGTTGGAATTACAGCCCGAAAACAATCAGGTCAGTGATGAGTACTGGACCAATAAAGAAGAAGTAGAGGCGGTACTTGGTGCCGGGTATGTGAGGCTTCGCGAGACGATGGAGCAGCAATTGGTATGGGGCGAAATGCGAGGAAATGGTCTTACCACCGGCAGTGGAGCCATATTGGCAGATATCTTCAGAATCAACCAATGGGATATCCTTCCCGGTAATGACTTTGTCAAATGGGACAAGTTTTACCAAGTGATCAATTATGCCAACATGGTCATCAAGTATGCCCCTGAGGTAGTGGAGAGGGATCCATCCTTCAACCAAAATGTGATGCAATCTTACCTGTCGGAAGCCTACTTCCTAAGAGGCCTGGCTTATTTCTATTTGGTTCGAAACTTCCGGGACGTTCCCTTGATCACGGATCCTTATATGGATGATCAGACGGCTTTTGAGGTGGCCAAGTCGCCTTCAAATGAAATTTTCCAGCAGATCAAAATGGATCTGGAAGGTGCAGTGGAATATGCCAAGGAAGTGGCCCCCACGGTATGGGAAACCAAAGGCCGCGCGACCAAATGGGCGATCTATGCTACACTGGCAGACGTGTACCTTTGGACAGAAGAATATGATAAGGCTATTGCTGCATGTGATGCGGTCATCAACAGTGGCCAGTTGGGCTTGTTGGAAGGAATGGTCAATAACAATAACAATTGGTACAGGATATTCAGTGAGGGAAATACCAATGAGGGGATTTTCGAACTACAGTTTGATTTTGACAAGAGCCAGACCAATAACCTGATGTCCTGGTTTGGAACCAATCAGCGGTATAATGTCACAGAACACACCGTTACGTTGTTCGCTGATTCGGATGAGGATATCCGGGGAGAAGGTTCCAGCTATTTGGAAGGGGATTTCAGTGTTTGGAAGTATTTGGGTGCTGAAGCCGAGACGGGCATTCCCAGGACTTATAGTGACCAAAACTGGATCATTTACCGTATTGCTGACATTTACCTGATGAAGGCAGAGGCCATGGTCATGAAAGGAGCCGGCAGCTATGATCAAGCCGCCCAACTGATCAATCAGGTACGTGAGCGAGCCCAGATTTCAGCACCGGTTTCTGCAGCTTCTACGGAGTTGGAGATGCTGGAACTGGTCATGGAAGAGCGGGGAAGGGAGTTTGTCGGAGAAGGCAAAAACTGGTACGACATCCTTCGTGTGGCGAGCAGAAACGACTACGAGTACAAGGATTACCTGATCACCCAGGTGTTGCTGACAGCTCCTGCAAGTTCCGCTCCGATTATCCGTTCCAAACTGCTGGACGTGAACAGCCATTACCTGCCCATTCATCTTGAAGAGCTGGCAGCAAACAGGCTGTTGGAGCAAAACCCATATTACGATAACCTTAATTAA
- a CDS encoding fasciclin domain-containing protein gives MIKRITYLFSACFLLFACREVGWEEHYERPEWLKGNAWELLESRGDFTIFLEAVEKSGFKSLVEGKGIITVLAPPDDAFEQYFSEEGIGSVDQLSEAEAKKLVGYHLVYYSFSRERFANYRPEGQFVEKPAMAGLYYKHRTKSRDTISVEMDKVSGKERTIFHKERFVPVFSYNLFTSKNIDAASNYEYFYPESTWTGSGGFNVSNATVSEYALPTDNGYVYIVDRVVKPLETVYNELEQEEGYSDFIKIYDRFTNYWYDDETSKAYAEAGDSLYVKTHMGLPEIASEWSYNGGAGLVDYANLAALSANAYNVFAPNNAALDAFFSEYWAENYGSLDEVPFLPIRLLLSNHVYQGSIVFPAEIERGDIQSNFGNTIQFDPAQDVAAKGIGVNGVYYGLNEVIVPELFRGVIGPLLQQPKYSMFLQMMYDSGSLQAFLGDALKFTVFIPTNETILNTIYGGSEIFWNEGNPLQFGDEAIEVENADGIRVPMSTGAMRAFVQNHIVTEEITEISGTKVYRTRNPFSYLYITDEGVASSNSYNLGEFAPATTVNGEWNNGMAYEVERSLIREEGSFKYIIASASSGTSTIQEFSEFSKLLSQAGLVEPNNEFEFLFGDNYMLFAPTNEAILEAKEQGLIPEGEDELEDFLRYYFVPASTNSYSDYAFPGMGVEGALTTAQENGDAFSQLTLMDNGTGLELRSAAGETASVVSTFPRTYVDAAVYQIDKVLNSGQ, from the coding sequence ATGATCAAAAGGATTACTTACCTTTTTTCAGCTTGCTTTCTGCTATTTGCGTGCAGGGAAGTAGGCTGGGAAGAACATTATGAACGCCCCGAGTGGCTAAAAGGCAATGCCTGGGAATTGCTGGAAAGCAGGGGGGATTTTACCATCTTTCTGGAGGCCGTAGAAAAATCCGGCTTTAAAAGTTTAGTGGAAGGAAAAGGGATCATCACGGTGTTGGCACCGCCGGATGATGCTTTTGAACAGTACTTTTCTGAAGAGGGTATAGGATCAGTCGATCAACTCTCAGAAGCAGAAGCAAAGAAGTTGGTGGGTTACCACCTGGTTTATTACTCATTTTCCAGGGAGCGATTTGCCAACTACCGTCCGGAAGGACAATTCGTAGAAAAGCCCGCCATGGCCGGCCTGTACTATAAGCACCGCACCAAAAGCCGGGATACCATTTCAGTAGAAATGGATAAGGTGTCCGGTAAAGAACGGACCATTTTTCACAAAGAACGTTTTGTTCCCGTTTTTTCTTACAACCTATTCACGTCCAAAAATATAGATGCTGCGTCCAATTACGAGTATTTCTATCCTGAAAGTACTTGGACAGGATCGGGCGGGTTTAATGTTTCCAATGCCACGGTAAGTGAATATGCCCTGCCGACAGACAATGGCTATGTGTATATTGTCGATCGGGTCGTAAAGCCTTTGGAGACAGTATATAATGAGTTGGAGCAAGAGGAAGGTTACAGCGATTTCATCAAAATCTACGATCGTTTTACCAACTACTGGTATGATGATGAGACCTCCAAAGCTTATGCAGAAGCAGGTGACTCCTTGTATGTAAAGACACATATGGGCTTGCCGGAAATTGCTTCCGAGTGGTCTTATAATGGCGGGGCTGGATTGGTGGATTATGCAAACCTGGCAGCCCTTTCGGCCAATGCCTATAATGTTTTTGCACCCAATAATGCAGCGTTAGATGCTTTTTTCAGCGAGTATTGGGCTGAAAATTATGGCTCGCTGGACGAGGTTCCATTTTTGCCGATCAGGTTATTGCTGAGCAACCATGTTTATCAAGGAAGTATTGTGTTTCCTGCAGAAATCGAACGTGGCGATATTCAAAGTAATTTTGGCAATACCATTCAGTTTGATCCTGCCCAGGACGTGGCTGCCAAAGGCATTGGCGTAAACGGAGTTTACTATGGGCTGAATGAAGTAATCGTGCCTGAACTCTTCCGAGGGGTAATCGGTCCATTGCTTCAACAACCGAAATACAGCATGTTTTTGCAGATGATGTATGACTCGGGCAGCCTACAGGCTTTCCTGGGCGATGCGCTCAAGTTTACGGTTTTTATTCCCACCAACGAAACCATTCTCAACACCATCTATGGCGGGAGCGAGATCTTTTGGAATGAAGGCAATCCACTTCAGTTTGGCGATGAGGCCATAGAGGTAGAAAATGCCGATGGCATCCGAGTGCCGATGAGTACGGGAGCCATGAGGGCGTTTGTACAGAATCATATCGTGACTGAAGAGATCACGGAAATTTCAGGAACCAAAGTTTACCGCACCCGAAATCCATTTAGCTACCTGTACATCACCGATGAGGGAGTGGCTTCTTCCAATAGCTATAACTTGGGGGAATTTGCTCCTGCCACGACGGTAAATGGTGAATGGAACAATGGAATGGCCTATGAGGTAGAACGCTCGCTCATCCGTGAGGAGGGAAGCTTCAAGTACATCATTGCATCGGCCAGCTCAGGAACCAGTACGATCCAGGAATTTTCAGAGTTTTCCAAACTGTTGTCTCAGGCCGGTTTGGTGGAGCCCAATAATGAATTTGAATTCCTGTTCGGTGATAATTACATGCTCTTCGCACCGACCAATGAGGCTATTTTGGAGGCCAAAGAGCAAGGACTGATCCCAGAAGGTGAAGATGAGCTGGAGGATTTTCTGCGGTATTATTTTGTACCGGCCAGTACCAATAGCTACAGTGACTATGCCTTCCCGGGAATGGGTGTGGAAGGGGCGCTGACCACAGCCCAGGAAAACGGGGATGCCTTCAGCCAACTGACACTAATGGACAATGGTACAGGCCTAGAGCTGAGGTCTGCTGCTGGAGAGACGGCCAGCGTGGTCAGTACATTTCCAAGAACTTATGTGGATGCCGCTGTCTATCAAATCGATAAAGTGCTCAATTCAGGACAATAA
- the surE gene encoding 5'/3'-nucleotidase SurE, which produces MTKPLILVSNDDGITSRGIRVLVNVMKNLGEVVVVAPDSPQSGMGHAITIGNTLRLDEEEIFDDVEAYKSSGTPADCVKLAKHYVFHDRKPDLIVSGINHGSNTSISVLYSGTMSAAIEGAIEGYPSIGFSLCDYSAKADFSHVEEYVYKIAKQVLEHGMPKGVALNVNFPPKRNEPLKGIKLCRQARAKWQEEFDERFDPNGRKYFWMAGNFVNFDKGEDNDEWAIANNYASVVPCQFDMTAYHAITQMNEEWDLDVE; this is translated from the coding sequence ATGACCAAACCACTCATTTTAGTATCTAACGACGACGGTATTACTTCGCGGGGCATTAGGGTCTTGGTGAATGTAATGAAAAATCTTGGCGAGGTGGTAGTCGTGGCACCGGACAGCCCACAGTCAGGCATGGGGCATGCCATTACCATTGGCAATACACTGAGATTGGACGAGGAGGAGATTTTTGATGATGTGGAGGCTTATAAGTCCAGCGGTACACCGGCAGATTGTGTAAAATTGGCCAAGCACTATGTCTTTCATGATCGCAAACCAGACTTGATCGTCAGTGGCATCAACCATGGTAGCAATACATCTATCAGTGTATTGTATTCAGGGACAATGTCTGCGGCGATTGAAGGGGCAATCGAGGGGTATCCTTCCATCGGGTTTAGTTTGTGCGACTATAGTGCCAAGGCGGACTTTTCGCACGTGGAGGAATACGTTTACAAGATAGCCAAGCAAGTACTAGAACACGGCATGCCAAAAGGTGTCGCCCTTAATGTCAACTTTCCTCCCAAACGCAATGAACCGCTCAAAGGCATTAAGCTTTGCCGTCAGGCCAGGGCCAAGTGGCAAGAGGAGTTTGACGAGCGCTTTGATCCCAATGGCAGAAAGTACTTCTGGATGGCGGGAAATTTCGTGAATTTTGACAAAGGCGAGGATAACGACGAGTGGGCCATTGCCAATAATTATGCATCAGTGGTACCATGCCAGTTTGATATGACCGCCTATCATGCCATCACCCAGATGAATGAAGAGTGGGATTTGGATGTGGAATAG
- a CDS encoding inositol oxygenase family protein: MKISNDLPKKNPLKSIEDWEKDLLKRYPDPNNNDKSKEEYRNYNDGSRQDTVKEFYKLNHQYQTYDFVVKKEEEFLQFDKKEMDFWEAVDFLNTLVDDSDPDTDLDQLQHLLQTSEAIRADGHPDWFVLTGFIHDFGKVLCLFGEPQWAVVGDTFPVGCQFSDKIVFPEFFDLNPDQQNPELNTKYGIYSPNCGLDNVKMSWGHDEYLYQMVKDHLPEQALYMIRYHSFYAQHKENAYDHLMSGHDKKMFEWVNKFNPYDLYSKVPTPPDAKALRPYYEDLVAKYLPNTLKF, translated from the coding sequence ATGAAGATTTCAAACGACCTACCAAAAAAGAATCCGCTAAAAAGTATCGAAGATTGGGAAAAGGACCTGCTCAAACGCTATCCTGACCCCAATAACAACGATAAATCCAAGGAGGAATACAGAAATTATAATGACGGAAGCCGCCAAGACACCGTAAAGGAATTTTATAAGCTCAACCACCAATACCAAACCTATGATTTCGTCGTCAAAAAAGAAGAGGAATTCCTACAGTTCGATAAAAAGGAAATGGACTTTTGGGAAGCTGTAGATTTCTTAAATACACTGGTGGATGATTCTGACCCCGATACTGATTTGGATCAATTGCAACATTTGCTTCAAACCTCCGAAGCTATCCGCGCAGATGGTCATCCAGATTGGTTCGTGTTGACCGGATTTATCCATGATTTTGGCAAAGTATTATGTCTCTTCGGGGAGCCTCAATGGGCTGTGGTGGGCGACACATTTCCAGTGGGATGCCAGTTTTCTGACAAAATTGTTTTCCCAGAGTTTTTTGACCTCAACCCCGATCAGCAAAATCCAGAACTGAACACCAAGTATGGTATATACAGCCCCAACTGCGGCCTGGATAATGTAAAAATGTCTTGGGGACATGATGAGTACCTTTATCAGATGGTCAAAGATCACCTGCCCGAACAGGCTCTTTATATGATCCGGTATCACTCCTTTTATGCACAGCATAAAGAAAATGCCTATGATCACTTGATGAGCGGCCATGACAAGAAAATGTTTGAATGGGTCAATAAATTCAACCCCTACGATCTTTATTCCAAGGTACCTACCCCACCGGATGCCAAAGCACTAAGGCCATACTACGAGGATCTGGTGGCGAAATATTTGCCAAATACCTTGAAATTTTAA